Sequence from the Parasteatoda tepidariorum isolate YZ-2023 unplaced genomic scaffold, CAS_Ptep_4.0 HiC_scaffold_981, whole genome shotgun sequence genome:
ATGAAGTGTCACTCCCATGGTAGGAGGTTCATCCTGAATTACCGGACAATCGAAACCTTGCCGAAAAGCGGTTAAAAACTTGCGTAAAGGTGttacaaaaaagaaactgtttaaTTGAATATGAAAACGTCTTCAGAGATTGGGAAGccgaaaaaattattgaacccGTTGATTCAGAGGAACTGACAAAAGATAAGGGTCATTATTTACCGCATAGACCAGTATTTAAAGAGAACTCCACAACCAAAATCCGACTTGTTTTTGATGCGTCTGCTAAGGAATTAAATTCTGTGTCGCTGAACGATTGCGTTGAGAGAGGGCCGAATAATTTAGAACTGATCACCAAACTCATTAACAGATTTCGTCAGGGAAAATTTGGGGTAATATCGGACATTCGTCGAGCTTTCCAACAAATAAACGTTGCTTCCTCAGATAAGAAATTTCTGCGGTTCTTATGGTGGGAGGGAGGTTATCCAGGGAAACTTATTGTTTATTCACATTGCCGTGTAGTTTTCGGCGTAAATGCCAGCCCATTTTTACTCGCCGCGactataaattatcatttagagAACGTAGATGAAACCAAGAGAGGCATAgctttaaaacttaaagattCCATTGATGTAGACAATTGTGTTGCAAGTGTGAACACTATTGACGAGTTAAATTCTTTCATTACGGTGTCTAAAGAATTAATGGCTTCAGCACAATTTGACCTAAGGGATTGGAAACATAATCGGCCAGATAGTGATGAGGAAACCTCAATTTTGAACTTGTCTGGAGATAACTATAAAGAAATCATTTCAGTATTGGGCCTTAAATGGAATTTATACAGGGATACTTTATCTTGTGAGATAAATGAGGAAAATCAACCCATTCCGAGTAAACGAAATGTATTATCTATTTTAAGCCGAATTTTTGACCGTATTGGGTTTACAAGTCCTGTCACACTAGTTCCTAAATTAATCTTGCAGGAATGTTGGAATGAGAAAACTAATTGGGATACAGGACTTCCGGATAATCTGAGGAATAAATTTCTAAAGTGGgctaatgaattaaaatatctgaaagaaATAGAAATCCCTAGAAAAACACCTGATCTAGATGAAAATTCTACTCTGCATGTCTTCGTAGACGCGAGCAAATCGGCTTACGCggcttcaatttttattagaaatgttaaaGGGGGAATAGTTAGCTCTCAACTCTTACAGGCTAAATCCAAGGTAGCACCTCTAAAATCGATAACAATTCCTAGATTAGAAATTCTTGCGTGTACCATTGGAGCCAGGCTCGCTTACAATTGAATTACAATACTGATTTGAATATGAAGAATGTACAAACCTTTTTCTACACTGACTCAATGAATGCTTTATACTGGATTAAAAAGCAAGATAACTGGGCCACTTTTGTTGCTAACAGAGTCAATGAAATTCGAAAACTTACGGATCCGGAGGCTTGGCGACATATTCAAGGAAAGTATAATCCCGCAGATTTGCCCTCGCGGGGATGTAATTCTAAAGATTTATTGAAATCCCATTGGTGGGAGGGCCCCCAATGGTTAAAACTGCCATTCGAGAATTGGCCAGGTAGTGGACTTTCTCCGGATATTGAAGTTGTTCTTTCAGAAAGAAAACGAACTATATCCTCAGCCACAAATTTAACAACTAATACGTTTGAAATCTTCCGAAATGTGTCTTCCTTCAATAAAATTCTGAGAATCATGGCTTACGTCAtccgattttataaaaatactctaAGAAGTCATAGAGATAGAAAGAAGAGGAAACTGGAGGTAGAAGAGATCGAAGCATCAGAGAAGTTcgttttgaaagaaattcaaaGAGAATCTTTTAATGGAAAGATAAATTTTCGAACTGTGAAAGACAGCGATGGTCTCTTACGAGTTGAGACTAAAATAGCATCGAGAAAAGACTTAGAAACTTTTAGATTCCCTATATTATTGCCTAGCAAGCTTGATTtggtggaaaaattaataatggacAAACATATTGAACTGAAACATGCCGGTGTTCAAACTTTGATGTCTCACCTCAGAGAGTCGTTTTGGATTATTAAAACCAGAAAGACAATTCGAAGCGTCGTAAGAAATTGCGTCAAGTGCAAAAGATTTTCGGTTCAACCATTGGAAGCCGTAAgctaggggtgcac
This genomic interval carries:
- the LOC107444412 gene encoding uncharacterized protein, producing MSEEELNKLKRKRGFVRASVTKIITKIETDILKPDISVEDLGESLELFGEKSEELKTIDSQIEGLIKIEDMEEKFNCIEEYKEKITKTKFRTLRFIKNLNKELDLNNCFQEANISLNSPNQSDIQTIEKERIKLPKLTIPKDWEAEKIIEPVDSEELTKDKGHYLPHRPVFKENSTTKIRLVFDASAKELNSVSLNDCVERGPNNLELITKLINRFRQGKFGVISDIRRAFQQINVASSDKKFLRFLWWEGGYPGKLIVYSHCRVVFGVNASPFLLAATINYHLENVDETKRGIALKLKDSIDVDNCVASVNTIDELNSFITVSKELMASAQFDLRDWKHNRPDSDEETSILNLSGDNYKEIISVLGLKWNLYRDTLSCEINEENQPIPSKRNVLSILSRIFDRIGFTSPVTLVPKLILQECWNEKTNWDTGLPDNLRNKFLKWANELKYLKEIEIPRKTPDLDENSTLHVFVDASKSAYAASIFIRNVKGGIVSSQLLQAKSKVAPLKSITIPRLEILACTIGARLAYN